From a region of the Deltaproteobacteria bacterium genome:
- a CDS encoding serine/threonine-protein phosphatase — protein MKIRGAARTDPGRVRRENQDNFGLATDLGLGFVADGMGGHAGGRRASEEAARVITESLAAGAPGGMDGGVRLRRAIEEANRRVWTVPQFEPALHGLGTTVAAVLIEGDVGHIAHVGDSRVYGIRDGTIEALTRDHSYLNDLAARGVELTDPALRARYESVLTRAIGVAPTVDVEVAARPVAPGDTFLLCSDGVYRVLSSEQLAIIVEEGGEDLDRICATIITRANDGGGPDNSTVVVLRIDADDAGAP, from the coding sequence ATGAAGATCAGGGGGGCAGCGCGCACGGATCCGGGTCGGGTGCGCCGCGAGAATCAGGACAACTTCGGGCTCGCCACGGACCTCGGCCTCGGTTTCGTCGCCGACGGCATGGGCGGTCATGCCGGCGGCAGGCGAGCCAGCGAAGAAGCGGCGCGGGTGATCACGGAATCGCTCGCCGCGGGCGCGCCCGGCGGCATGGACGGAGGCGTGCGCCTCCGCCGGGCGATCGAGGAAGCGAACCGGCGGGTGTGGACGGTGCCGCAGTTCGAGCCCGCGCTGCACGGCCTCGGCACGACGGTCGCGGCGGTGCTCATCGAGGGCGACGTCGGTCACATCGCGCACGTCGGCGACTCGCGCGTCTACGGCATCCGCGACGGCACCATCGAGGCCCTGACCCGCGACCACTCCTATTTGAACGACCTCGCCGCCCGCGGCGTCGAGCTCACCGACCCCGCGCTGCGCGCGCGCTACGAGAGCGTGCTCACGCGCGCGATCGGCGTCGCCCCGACGGTCGACGTCGAAGTGGCCGCGCGGCCGGTCGCGCCCGGGGACACGTTCCTCCTCTGCTCCGACGGCGTCTACCGCGTGCTCTCCTCCGAGCAGCTCGCGATCATCGTAGAGGAAGGCGGCGAGGATCTCGACCGCATCTGCGCCACCATCATCACGCGCGCGAACGACGGCGGCGGGCCGGACAACTCCACCGTCGTCGTGTTGCGCATCGACGCCGACGACGCGGGCGCCCCGTGA
- a CDS encoding protein kinase — protein MKISARYEVLGLLGQGGMGVVYHVRDTTRGRENALKTLAPGRSEDIVERFLTEAQLMFRLEHDNIVRVYDFGKDGETYFLTMELIRGKNLRQLLNARQNKGFPLAEVIRMGIQAADALNYAHSQKPEAVVHRDIKPVNIMIEEETGRVVVTDFGIAKLMADAGGGETQIGNAPTHTVFAGTVPYSAPEQFLAAGGGRRLDARVDIYALGIVLYEIYTGRHFFAGLSAEEVEQHHRSIESGACPVTRAHACDHKITNLPDTPPAVIRVLEKAIARDRHERYKTAAELLADLQACAAVESVQAVVTAREAAEAAGALDASPTDFRRGGELEQEAKAAQERGDHAKAGELYRNALQAYGVASSQANERRAQRAAQQAKTAMQIVAQEATERDIAALAPDAMKQAAQLVAAAEASAAQGQHEQATAQFRQAEEAFRAALATARQASARKAIEDEMPALRAAREAAEQADAATLAADAFAAAVREQLRLEEALAAGELTRVRELLPKVRDGFASAGEEANRRLHQSVDEARAAMRAAAAEAGAAGAAKSAKAACIEAEALAGAAEKLVERGQLELAVAQLGRATDAYRAATAAAVRAGEREILAGEIPAVQAARAQAESAGAATLAADVFGAAARAQTELEAALAAGELTRVRTLLPTVGEGFAAAQQSAIAARASRAAVEARATMAAARDGALAARAEQLVPDALTKARAREGDAGAAEEKQQWERAAQLYRDAAKAFEEVRAAALRRAEEERLAAGRVEARNAMEAARARAKNAGARQHATALLEEADALAKQAGDAANDAAGMEAAAGDYARATERYDAATTAAERVVRRQELQETLAAVEEAKRQALDAGAGQNPEFAAAADELAAAERALAADELSLVVSSAAAARDRFSAAKSAVERAKTEAAADAALADVAAASAEAREAGAESAAAMTWARALERQKEALARRHDGDCDGVLPLAAESEQGFDAALDETVGAAREAAVAARRAAELAGSDDEAAGAAEKSFANAEHRRGEGKRAAAAIAFRKAAEGYRVAGEARAAAARAAEKDAEAARAEADEAAASAHAADEHRAALGALEGAARAFAAGRFAEAEREFLEAARGLRTAAKTATREQKRAGALAARAAARAAGDEAKAARAAELATAELEKAVAAFTAGERALEGEDYAGSAGHFTRARDAFGGARDAAIRAAAERQAREARARVETLRATRAPAATGFFARRKLAKADAALARGTAAGASGDFAGAAAAYTDAAQLFEAMPAAAAPPAAAPQPVAAPPAGKKAKRSAPPSEATSVVAAPALGEATAIASAPARAGATLAASEATSLATPSDAATLVGRQMPAPAPARGLPVAWIGAGAAGVALLAGVWLMRSGSTDTTTTPAIPPKVAAKTDVEPQKKTEVAPPAPPQEVVQQREPPPPAATAAPQQVAKAEPPPPPPPAPRIASFEPATTRVEPASDTQPFRIALADPAGATYVWSVDGRVVSDATAASATISAKEKPQRVEVTARTAGGEARQQWELAALSPLPPPEAPTAPVISGFEPRGKTLQLAPGKSTRFKVTAKGAGGAPLRYAWSVDEKTAGGNTPTFDFSAADDEEGTTHEVRAEVTNGDGPAALTAWTVTVPNAPVTITRHVPAPAEVVADLGDTTDFSVEARAGRAPASELSYVWTVNKRAAEGAAGPRFTYRPEHGGSADVEVRVEAPDRTAAVRRWTVRAREPEPAAVPTQLAALPPRAAPTPVAPRAGGDPRRELESWIAAYRDAYQQKNVDRLVALGVLKPENRGKLADALNDLNDLEVRIGTSSIDVQGPDSAVVTLTREDSFDAGGRRQTQSINIRKSLRKVNGSWVAQ, from the coding sequence GTGAAGATCTCCGCGCGCTACGAGGTGCTCGGCCTGCTCGGCCAAGGCGGCATGGGCGTGGTGTATCACGTCCGCGACACGACCCGCGGCCGCGAGAACGCGCTCAAGACCCTCGCGCCCGGGCGCTCGGAGGACATCGTCGAGCGCTTCCTGACCGAAGCGCAGCTGATGTTCCGCCTGGAGCACGACAACATCGTCCGCGTCTACGATTTCGGGAAGGACGGCGAGACCTACTTCCTCACGATGGAGCTCATCCGCGGGAAGAACCTGCGGCAGCTGCTGAACGCGCGGCAGAACAAGGGCTTCCCGCTCGCGGAAGTGATCCGCATGGGCATCCAGGCGGCCGACGCGTTGAACTACGCGCACAGCCAGAAGCCCGAAGCCGTCGTCCATCGCGACATCAAGCCGGTCAACATCATGATCGAGGAGGAGACCGGCCGCGTCGTCGTCACGGACTTCGGCATCGCGAAGCTCATGGCCGACGCCGGCGGCGGCGAGACCCAGATCGGGAACGCCCCGACGCACACGGTGTTCGCCGGCACCGTCCCCTACTCCGCGCCCGAGCAGTTCCTCGCCGCCGGCGGCGGACGCCGCCTCGACGCGCGCGTCGACATCTACGCGCTCGGCATCGTCCTCTACGAGATCTACACCGGCCGCCACTTCTTCGCAGGGCTCTCCGCCGAGGAGGTCGAGCAGCACCACCGTTCGATCGAGAGCGGCGCGTGTCCGGTCACGCGGGCCCATGCCTGCGACCACAAGATCACCAACCTCCCCGACACGCCGCCCGCCGTCATCCGGGTCCTCGAGAAGGCGATCGCCCGCGATCGCCACGAGCGCTACAAGACCGCCGCCGAGCTGCTCGCCGACCTCCAGGCCTGCGCGGCGGTCGAATCGGTCCAGGCCGTCGTCACGGCGCGCGAGGCCGCCGAAGCCGCCGGCGCTCTCGACGCCTCTCCCACCGACTTCCGGCGCGGCGGCGAGCTCGAGCAGGAGGCCAAGGCGGCCCAGGAGCGCGGCGACCACGCGAAAGCCGGCGAGCTCTACCGGAACGCCCTCCAGGCCTACGGCGTCGCGTCGTCCCAGGCGAACGAGCGTCGCGCGCAACGAGCCGCGCAGCAGGCCAAGACCGCCATGCAGATCGTCGCGCAGGAGGCGACCGAACGCGACATCGCGGCGCTCGCCCCCGACGCGATGAAGCAGGCGGCGCAGCTCGTAGCGGCAGCCGAGGCGAGCGCGGCGCAGGGGCAGCACGAACAGGCGACCGCGCAGTTCCGCCAGGCCGAGGAAGCCTTCCGCGCCGCCCTCGCCACGGCGCGACAGGCGAGCGCCCGCAAGGCGATCGAAGACGAGATGCCGGCGCTGCGCGCCGCGCGCGAAGCGGCCGAGCAGGCGGATGCCGCGACGCTTGCCGCCGACGCGTTCGCGGCGGCCGTCCGCGAACAGCTCCGTCTCGAAGAGGCGCTCGCCGCGGGCGAGCTCACGCGCGTCCGCGAGCTCCTGCCGAAGGTCCGCGATGGATTCGCGAGCGCCGGCGAGGAAGCGAACCGCCGCCTCCATCAGAGCGTCGACGAGGCGCGCGCCGCCATGCGCGCCGCCGCCGCCGAAGCGGGCGCCGCGGGCGCGGCGAAGAGCGCGAAGGCGGCGTGCATCGAGGCGGAAGCCCTCGCGGGCGCGGCGGAGAAGCTGGTCGAGCGGGGACAGCTCGAGCTCGCCGTCGCGCAGCTCGGACGAGCGACCGACGCCTATCGCGCGGCGACGGCCGCGGCCGTCCGCGCCGGCGAGCGCGAGATCCTCGCAGGGGAGATCCCCGCCGTCCAGGCGGCGCGCGCGCAAGCCGAGAGCGCGGGCGCCGCGACGCTCGCCGCCGACGTCTTCGGCGCGGCAGCGCGCGCGCAGACCGAGCTCGAGGCGGCGCTCGCCGCCGGCGAGCTGACACGCGTCCGTACGCTGCTACCGACGGTCGGCGAGGGCTTCGCGGCGGCGCAGCAGTCGGCGATCGCCGCTCGAGCGAGCCGCGCCGCGGTCGAGGCGCGCGCGACGATGGCCGCCGCGCGCGACGGCGCGCTCGCCGCGCGCGCGGAGCAGCTCGTCCCCGACGCGCTCACGAAGGCGCGTGCGCGCGAGGGCGACGCCGGCGCCGCGGAAGAGAAGCAGCAATGGGAGCGCGCCGCGCAGCTCTATCGCGACGCCGCGAAGGCGTTCGAGGAGGTCCGCGCCGCGGCCCTGCGGCGCGCCGAGGAAGAGCGGCTCGCGGCCGGCCGCGTCGAGGCGCGGAACGCCATGGAAGCGGCACGCGCGCGCGCGAAGAACGCGGGCGCCCGGCAACACGCGACCGCGCTCCTCGAGGAAGCGGACGCCCTCGCGAAGCAGGCCGGCGACGCCGCGAACGACGCCGCCGGCATGGAGGCGGCGGCCGGCGACTACGCGCGCGCGACGGAACGCTATGACGCGGCGACCACCGCGGCCGAGCGGGTCGTCCGCCGGCAAGAGCTGCAGGAGACGCTCGCCGCCGTCGAAGAGGCGAAGCGCCAGGCGCTCGATGCGGGCGCCGGACAGAATCCCGAGTTCGCCGCGGCCGCCGACGAGCTCGCCGCCGCCGAGCGGGCCCTCGCCGCCGACGAGCTGAGCCTGGTCGTGAGCTCCGCCGCGGCCGCCCGCGACCGTTTCTCCGCCGCGAAGAGCGCGGTCGAGCGCGCCAAGACGGAAGCCGCCGCGGACGCGGCGCTCGCCGACGTGGCGGCGGCCTCCGCCGAGGCGCGCGAGGCCGGCGCCGAGTCGGCGGCGGCGATGACGTGGGCCCGCGCGCTCGAACGACAGAAGGAGGCCCTCGCGCGCCGCCACGACGGCGACTGCGACGGCGTCCTGCCCCTCGCCGCGGAATCCGAGCAGGGCTTCGACGCCGCGCTCGACGAGACCGTGGGCGCGGCACGGGAGGCCGCGGTCGCCGCGCGCCGGGCCGCCGAGCTCGCCGGGTCCGACGACGAAGCGGCCGGCGCCGCCGAGAAGTCGTTCGCCAACGCCGAGCACCGGCGCGGCGAAGGAAAGCGCGCCGCCGCGGCGATCGCGTTCCGCAAGGCGGCCGAAGGCTACCGAGTGGCGGGCGAGGCCCGCGCGGCCGCGGCGCGCGCGGCCGAGAAAGACGCCGAGGCCGCGCGCGCCGAGGCCGACGAGGCCGCGGCGAGCGCGCATGCCGCCGACGAGCACCGCGCCGCGCTCGGTGCGCTCGAAGGCGCCGCGCGGGCCTTCGCCGCCGGCCGCTTCGCCGAGGCCGAGCGGGAGTTCCTGGAGGCGGCACGCGGACTGCGCACGGCTGCGAAGACCGCGACCCGCGAGCAGAAGCGCGCGGGCGCGCTCGCCGCCCGCGCCGCCGCCCGCGCCGCCGGGGACGAGGCGAAAGCGGCGCGCGCCGCTGAGCTCGCCACCGCCGAGCTCGAGAAGGCCGTCGCGGCGTTCACCGCGGGCGAGCGCGCCCTCGAGGGCGAGGACTACGCGGGGAGCGCAGGTCACTTCACGAGAGCGCGTGACGCGTTCGGCGGCGCGCGCGACGCCGCGATCCGCGCCGCCGCCGAGCGCCAGGCACGCGAGGCGCGCGCGCGCGTCGAGACGCTCCGCGCGACGCGCGCTCCCGCCGCCACCGGGTTCTTCGCCCGCCGCAAGCTCGCGAAGGCGGATGCGGCGCTCGCTCGCGGCACCGCCGCCGGCGCGAGCGGCGACTTCGCGGGCGCGGCGGCCGCATACACCGACGCCGCGCAGCTCTTCGAGGCGATGCCCGCGGCGGCGGCTCCGCCCGCCGCCGCGCCGCAGCCGGTCGCGGCCCCACCCGCCGGCAAGAAGGCCAAGCGATCCGCGCCACCCTCGGAGGCGACCTCCGTCGTCGCCGCCCCCGCGCTCGGCGAAGCGACCGCGATCGCCAGCGCGCCGGCGCGCGCAGGAGCGACCCTCGCCGCGAGCGAGGCAACGTCCCTCGCGACTCCTTCCGACGCGGCCACGCTCGTGGGACGCCAGATGCCCGCCCCGGCACCCGCGCGCGGGCTCCCGGTGGCGTGGATCGGAGCCGGCGCCGCCGGCGTCGCGCTGCTCGCCGGTGTATGGCTCATGCGGAGCGGCTCCACGGACACCACGACGACGCCCGCGATCCCGCCGAAGGTCGCCGCGAAGACCGACGTGGAGCCGCAGAAGAAGACCGAGGTCGCGCCGCCCGCGCCCCCGCAGGAGGTCGTGCAGCAGCGCGAGCCGCCGCCGCCCGCCGCGACGGCCGCGCCCCAGCAGGTCGCCAAGGCCGAGCCTCCACCGCCGCCACCGCCCGCGCCGCGCATCGCGAGCTTCGAGCCCGCGACGACGCGCGTCGAGCCCGCGAGCGACACCCAGCCGTTTCGCATCGCTCTCGCGGACCCGGCCGGCGCCACCTACGTCTGGTCGGTCGACGGCAGGGTCGTGAGCGACGCGACCGCCGCCAGCGCCACGATCTCCGCCAAGGAGAAGCCGCAGCGGGTCGAGGTGACCGCGCGCACGGCGGGCGGCGAGGCGCGCCAGCAGTGGGAGCTCGCGGCGCTCTCGCCGCTCCCGCCGCCCGAGGCCCCGACCGCGCCCGTGATCAGCGGCTTCGAGCCGCGCGGCAAGACGCTGCAGCTCGCACCCGGCAAGAGCACGCGTTTCAAGGTGACCGCCAAGGGCGCCGGCGGCGCGCCGCTCCGCTACGCCTGGTCGGTCGACGAGAAGACCGCCGGCGGCAACACGCCGACCTTCGACTTCAGCGCCGCCGACGACGAAGAGGGCACGACGCACGAGGTGCGCGCCGAGGTGACGAACGGCGACGGCCCGGCGGCCCTGACCGCATGGACGGTCACGGTGCCGAACGCGCCGGTCACCATCACCCGCCACGTCCCGGCGCCGGCCGAGGTCGTCGCCGACCTCGGCGACACGACCGACTTCAGCGTCGAAGCGCGCGCGGGACGCGCCCCGGCGAGCGAGCTCTCCTACGTCTGGACCGTCAACAAGCGGGCGGCCGAAGGCGCGGCCGGCCCGCGCTTCACGTACCGCCCGGAGCATGGGGGCAGCGCCGACGTCGAGGTCCGCGTCGAGGCGCCCGACCGCACCGCCGCCGTCCGCCGCTGGACCGTGCGGGCACGCGAGCCGGAGCCCGCGGCCGTCCCGACCCAGCTCGCCGCCCTGCCGCCGCGCGCCGCCCCGACGCCGGTCGCGCCGCGCGCCGGCGGCGATCCGCGGCGGGAGCTCGAGAGCTGGATCGCCGCCTACCGCGACGCCTACCAGCAGAAGAACGTCGACCGGCTGGTCGCGCTCGGCGTGCTGAAACCCGAGAACCGCGGCAAGCTCGCCGACGCGCTGAACGACCTGAACGACCTCGAGGTGCGGATCGGCACGAGCTCGATCGACGTGCAGGGACCCGACAGCGCAGTCGTGACGCTGACGCGCGAGGACAGCTTCGACGCCGGGGGGCGACGCCAGACCCAGTCCATCAACATCAGGAAAAGCCTCCGCAAAGTGAACGGCTCGTGGGTCGCGCAATGA